Genomic segment of Benincasa hispida cultivar B227 chromosome 1, ASM972705v1, whole genome shotgun sequence:
ttccttttttctgcctttttttttgcatttttctttctgcatttcttcttctatttttcttttgttcttttggTGCATTTCTTCCCTCCCCCTCCATTTTTGCATTTCTTTAAATCGAGCATCAAATGAACTTCTGATGTAGCTAGTATATAGCATAGAGCATAAAGTGTAATGTATCAAGCATGAAGCATCAAGTATCGAGGATTGAATAGCATGTAGCTAGTATATAACATAAAtcatataacataaaatatagaGCGTAGAGCATCAAGCATTGAGCATAAAGTATTAAGGATCAAGTATCGAAGATCGAATATTGAGTATCGAGTATCAATAAAACTCATAATTCACAGTACGCAAATGAGTTTTAGGGTCAAATAAGTAATCATAGGTAAACGACTACTtttcattcaatttaaaaaagtaccaatttttcatttgacccaaaaaaaaaaaactatatatttttctaCTTTTGATTTCTTTTGTTCGCGTTGGATAAGACGCAAAcaatctttttttaattcttctttttttacgTCAGTCAATCCACGCCAGCCCTTCTGCCTCAATCGATTCACTCGGTAGCCAATAGATGAATGCGAAcgaaaacttttttcttttgttttttctttctttcaatcAATTCACTCAAcaatctctaattttttttttttttaattttaacaaagaACAGaatctaaaattgaaatttctaaactcaattaaataaagataatatTTATCGGATATATTCAAGCGTTTTAGACTCTAATATCAAATGATATAAAAATCATaggaaattaaaattaagaaccTTTTGAATATGTGAATCCCTAATTCTCAAACAATAAATCTCCAAAtcagtttgatttcaattttaagaATTGGATTAAGATTAAAGCTCTTGAGACAACTAACAATCTTCTTGACCTAAGATTCGAATGCTcacaagataagatgatcaaACACACTTGAATATTCTTGTCATGCAACTCAACACCGAATTGCAAAAACTCAAAAAGTTCTTTTTGACTAAACTTGAAAGAGAAAGCACAAAGACTAAAATTCAACTTATCGTAGACTAATCAAACAATCTAAAAGTAAGCTTTAGATAGTCTTTCAATTAAAACACTAATACCACATCATAGTttacaatgaaaaaaaatacccaaattaatatatcataacaaaggtaaaattgaaaaatactaaaattacataaaaaaattattaaataaaatataaataataatttgatggTTTGAACGGTTCATATCAATATCTTTCTCTGCTAGTGTCGCAACGTCTTTGAGCAGCAAACCGTCCATTACGAAGGACTTATGTGTGCATGTGGTTTACATTGCCCATTCTTCtgttatgaaataaaattttaattatttttatttcatactAGATAAGAAAGTAAAATtctattttgtaaagaaaagaaaaaaaaaacgaggaTAACTTTGAATTAAGTGTGATTCAACCATGGGGCTACTTGGAAGTTGGAAGAGGATTGAGCGTACAACTATCGTACCAACCagtagttttttaaaactacaaCGAAAGTCATCAGATGAAGACTATCGCAGAGTCAGGAATTTTGCATACGGATACTTTGTAATtaaaaatttgtgaaaaattgtaaaaaaaaaatattcataactcgatagattaaataatttagtataaattatAACTATCATCTACGAGTTTTTATGTCTTAAAATCGATCCAAATTTCGTGAATGGAAAAATATGGTTCTCAAACTGACAAAGACCTTGTTATAAGTATGTTGTACAAACTTGATCTGAAATATTATCGTTATATTTAGAACTTTTAGTTTTAGACCAAGATCTGTAACTAGTTCTCCTAAATTGATTTCTATGTAAGATCTATCATAATCAGAGGTATTTTTTGTAAGATGATGACTATTTAgtctttattgttatttttcttttaaaatgtctCTCCACATTGATATAGAGTTAACTCTGCAAAAGtattatgatttattataaaGATTTAAAAGTATGGAAATTAAAAAGATtcagaaaattttgaaatttacttGTGAATGGTATGATACATTCTGATGAGGAAACGAAAAATTATCTTGTAATTTCAACtttgaaattgattaaaataaatatatagtaatataaatccaaaatttaggttaaaaaaaaagttaataatatCTTTTCAAAAGAATATTGCTAGACTTGAGTTCAAAAATTTAGGTTGAGAAAGATATctataataaaaagaaattgctattgattttatcttcttttaaatttttattggaGTGACAAAATTTAAGTTAAGGATTGTTATTTCTAGGAAAAcctaaattcatttttattatcttatttttctttagaaaatttaaaacattttttatcctaaatttttttaGGTGGACGTAACCGTACTACCaaatttcaactttaaaataaattaaattttaaaagttaattttgattttgaaataaattaaaatttaaaagttgggAAGAAGTTCAAACTCACACCTATAGCTTTAACATAAACTCTTCATACTGCTACGCCACcttcaactttcaaaaagaGAGAtgatttcttatatatatattgttgaaTATTacctaaattttataaaaaatatgcaaaatacgATAAGTTGAGGAGGCACGTGCCCTTTCGGGCCCTTGTGTGAGATAGCGCGCATcaattatttttacaaatattttaaaatcaacaatatttttataaatcatTTGAAAACTAATATTTAACAAAATTTCCATTCCTTAGAACCAAAAACCTGAGTGGGAAGCAGTCAGGATGTAGGTTTCAAACTGAAGTCTCAATATCCATACCCATACCAACAAGAACACAGCATCCACTCTAATAAGTACAAACAAGGGTTTGTTCCCTCTGTTAACATAAACACGATCCGGTTAAAGGCTACTTCCCAACAACACATCCATCCAAATGAGCAAGTCAAGTGTGACCAAAAAACCaaaatacaatttaaaaaaaaaaaaaagaagaagaagaagaaaaatcagCCAGGGCCAACTTTCGGAATGTCATAATGCTCACTCATGTTGGCCAGATATTGATTAAAGTCCTGGATCCGGTCACGATGAGATTTATTAGCTTTCTTTGCCAGTCTATGAACATCAATTCTCTCCTTCTGTTCAATATAACGTCTTTCCGCTGGTGTTAGATGATCATCATAGTGAGGAACCTTCCCATCCTCGGTTGACTTCTTGGCTTCATCTATTTCTTCCTCATTCGCACCACTTGCCATTTCACCACTTGCCATTTCACCACTTGCAGCACTTCCACCTACATTTATCACCAAAGGAGATTGTAGAGTCACacaatcatcatcatcatcatgaGAACAAAGGAATTGGAAACACTCAATTAATGACGATGAGGATTGAGGATACACTTAAGGCTACAGATGGCTTTTTTTCTTAAGCAGGTTATTCAATATTTGGCATAATATGCCCACCAGTTATATTATGTTATCTACATTAATAATAAGATAGTTCttcaatcaaaatcaaattctaaaactcTAGACTAGGCACGAATCTTAGAAAAAGGATAAATTCCAAaggattataataatataaaacaaaGTAACAAACGAAGGGCGTAACAATATAGTGTAAACCAAAACTCTAATTTTGAATCAATATCAATTATCTCTCAAATAAGGGAGAAAGGTGTATTATTTATAGGAAAATTGATTACAAATAAGGCTGAATAACAGTTAATTAACAAGTACCTAACTGTTCACTAACTTACATTATTCTAACTCCCCTACGTTTATTCTCAGTACACCATATTCCACCCCCTAAAATTCAGACTTGATCCTATCCCGAGGCTTACCAAGAAGCTAACTGGAATTCATCAGAAACAAAGTAGGATTTGAAATCTACTACATTAAATACTGGATTGATATGAAGGTCAACCGGTAGCTCAATGCGATAagaatttgaatcatatctttGTAGGATTTTTAAAAGCCCCAATTGTCTATCTTTCAGCTTGTTGTAAGTTCCAGTTGGGAATCTTGTCTTACATAGGTGAATCATTACAAGGTCTCCTTCTTTGAAATTGACTTCTCTTCTTGATTTGTCTTTAGTTTCCTTGTAAGACTGTGTGATCTTCTCTAAATGGTCATGAACTTCTCGGTGCAATTCTTCTATTCTTTCAATCATACTTTCAGCTTCAAAACTAATATCCACAGAAGAAGATAAATTGACAAGATCAAATGTGAGTCTAGGAGGTTGAGTGTATACTACTTCGAAGGGGCATCTTCCCGTTGATCTATTTTTCATACGATTGAAAGCAAATTCCATTCGAGCAAGGGATAAATCCCATTGCCTTGGTCGTGAACCACTTAAACATTGTATGAGATTTCCAATGTTCTATTGGTTACTTTAGTCTGGCCGTCAGTTTATGGATGTGAAGTGGTGCTGAATTTCAAACTAGTGTCAAACTTCTATAAAGTATGCCAAAAATGACTTAAGAATTTCATATCTCTATCTGAGACGATAGATTTTGGTACTCCATGAAGTCGAACTACCTCTCTAAAGAAGAGGTTAGCAATATAGACTGCACCACTCGTTTTCTTGCATGCTAGAAAATGGGCCATTTTGCTGAAACGATCCACAACCACCATGACTGCATCATATCCCCTTTGTGTTTTGGGTAGACCAAGAACAAAATCAACAAATAGGTCTTCCCAAATGGTTGTGGGGATCGGTAATGGAGTATATAATCCGACATTTGTAGAAGTTCCTTTGGCTTTTTGACAAACAATGCACCTTCtgaaaaaattattaacatCTTTTCGAAGTTGAGGCCAATAGAATCGATTGGTTACTAATTCAAACATTTTGTCTTGGCCAAAGTGCCCTGCTAAACATTTGGAGTGAACTTCTTTTAGGAGGCTTCTCAAAGAGATGTATAAGGAATACACAATTGTTCTCCTTTGAATAAGAAACTATCCATAATATGGAAGTCTTCAACATTCAACAAATTAGTACACTTGTACCAAATATCAGCAAAGTCTCGATcatttttcatataattttgTAAGGTGAGAAAATGTAGTCACTTCTGTAGCTAATGTAGTTAGAATAAGCCATTTTCTACTAAGAACATCAGCAACTTTGTTCTCCTTGCATGATTGATGTTTGATCATGAATTCAAATCTTTGTATAAATGAAATCCACCGCGCATGCATTTGGCTAATATTCTTTTGAAATTGTAAGTATTTGAGTGAAAAGTGGTTTGTGATTAGGAGAAACTCCTTGGATAAAAGATAATGCTCCCATTGTTTGAGAGCACGAACAAGAGCATATAATTCCTACTCATATGTACTCCATTTCTACCTTGAATGATCGAGTTTTTCACTAAAATACTCAAGTGGGTGACCTTGTTGAGAGAGTACAACTCCAATACTACCGCTTCGAAAGGTAAGGAGAAGTCTAGTAGTTTCAAAACAGGGCTGctactcagtttgttcttggtgtTTTCGAAGCTGTTGTGTTATTTTGAGCCCCAAGTGAAGCTCCCTTTCTTGAGACAACGAGTCAAGGGTGCTGTCATAGAGCTGATGTTCGGGATAAATTTCCTATAAAAGGAAGCCAAGCCAAGGAATGCTTGAACATCTTTTACAGAACTGGGGGTAGACCATTGAGTGGcagcttcaattttctttagATCGACTTTGATTTGACCATGGTCTATTAGGAAGCCAAGGAAAGAAATTTCTTCCACAAGAAAGCGGCACTTCTTGTGATTGATATATAATTTTTCTGTTGTCAAGACTTGAAACAATTTGTGAAGATGTTGTAGATGCTCCTCAATGCTCTTGCTATAAACCAAGATATCGTCAAAGTATACGACAATgaatttattaagaaaatggTTTAATACTTGGTTCATGAGTCTCATGAATGTGCTAGGAGCATTTGAAAGACCGAATGACATAACAAGCCATTCCAAAAGTCCTCCATTGGTCTTGAACACGGTCTTCCACTCATCGCCCGACCTTATTCTTATTTGATGATAGCCACTCttcaaatcaatttttgaaaaaaatcactGTCCCTCCAAGTTGATCAAGTAGATCACTTATTCTTGGAATTGGAAAACGGTATTTCACTGTGATTCAGTTGATTGCTCGACTGTCTACACACATTCTCCAACTTCCATCTTTCTTTGGAGTAAGTAAAGCGGGCACTGCACATGAGCTCAAACTTGGTTTGATGTGCCATTTCTTTAGAAGCTCTTCAATATGTTGATGTAAAATCTCCTACTCCTTTGGGCTCATTCAATAATGAGGAAGGTGTGATAATGTTGCTCCTTGAGTTAAAATCAATATGGTGCAGGATGTTCCTCAAGGGTGGTAGTCCCTCATGCTCATCTTTTAAATGAGGGAATTCATCAAAAAGTTTCTCTATTTCTAGAGGGACTTCACCATTTTGAGTGTTTTTGGACTTTTCAGCAATTAAAGTCCTAAAACATCAGCCTCTCTTTCCTTCAGCAAGCTTCTACCGCTGATTGTGGTAAAAAGGTAGTTGTcctcttttttctatttaactCCCTCATTATTCTTCTTACTCAATGGAAGTAGAACTACTTTCTTGCCCATCCAAAGGAATTCATAAGTATTTTCTCTCCCCTTTGCAAGGCTCATATTGTCATGGTCTTCCCAAGAGTATGTAACAAACATCCATTTCAAAGACGTCACATACTATTCGGTCTTTATAATTACTACCAATTGAAAAGGGGATAAGTACAAATTTCACTTACTTGTGCTTTGTCGCTTTTTTTCACCGAACCAATCTTATAGGGATTTGGATGAGCTTCCACCTTAAGATTCAAGGCTGCCACTAACTTCTTGGAGACAAAATTTTCGCTACTTCCACGGTCAATAATGACATTGCACACTTTGCCATTAATTGTGCAACGTGGTTTGAAGAGGCAATGTCTTTGAGGGTTTGAGTCTTTTTTGGGAGTGATTAACATCCTTTGGAGAACACAAGATACCCTATATCCATCATCCGGTTCAATGAGCTcggtttcttcttcttattcacTGTGTTCAATCAAGgtttcttcatctccttcttccATGTAAGCTACCATCTTTATTTGTGGGCATTCATTGGATAAGTGACCAGCTTGGCCACATCGAAAGCACGAGGGCTGATTATATGGGTTTTGAATTTTCTTCTTAATTGTTGTTTCTATGGACTTCTCTGCCACTCCCTCCAAGccatctctctttttctttgacCGAGGACATGGAAGATGGTTGATTAGTGATTTTGGATGAGGAAGTTACTTTCTTGCTCGAAGATGCCTCCCACAGGTTCTTTCTTGAAAATTTCTTGGATTGCATTTCATTAAGTTCCTCCACAGTCTCGGCAAAAGCAATTACATCAGCCAACACATTAAACTTGTGAAGTTTCACCTTGTCTTTGATGTCCATACGCAATCCTCCAATGAATCTTGCAATCAAGTGTTGTTCATTTTTGGCCAAATTGGTTCTTGCCCCCAAACGATGGAATTCTTCCACGAAATCAATCACTAACCAAGAGCCTCGTCTATAATTTGGTATTGATTGTATAAGGTCTGCTCataatttggaagaaaaaaaccTCTCCTTCATCAACTTCTTCACCTTCTCCCACATTCAAATAGGTCTCTTGCCTTGCCATTGATGATTTCCCTCCAATTAATCCCACCATGCAGATGCACCCCCTTCAATTTAAAAGCTACTAATGGTACCTTCTTGTGCTCCAAAGTGTTCATATAATCGAAGAAATTCTCCGTGTTCTTGATCCAATCAAGAAATGCCTCTATATCACACTTACCATTGTAAAAAGGTAAGTCTATCTTCATCTTAAAGTCAAAAAATCTCCCCGAGCATTACCTCTGCCTTCTCGACCTCTTCTGCATCAAAATACTCTTCTTCTAAATCATCTTCGCTCGAAGAACTCCAATCTTGGAATTCTTGATGCCTTTCTTGCACCATTAGACGTCTTCTTGGTTCTTTTTGGAATGGTCTATGGATTCTTGGACCTCATTCTTGAAAGTTTTCTTGATGAAACTGGAAATTTTTTAGTCCTCCAAggcctcttcttcctcttcttccccAAATTTGATTGAAAACCAAAGCTTCCTCTTCAACTTGGGTCGGTGCCAACCCTACATTCATCCTTCTCATGATCATCGCCACAGATTCTTGAAGATAGTTCAACGTTTCTTGCATTCCCTCCAAGGTGCTTTCCACGAACAGCAAGCATTGCGTGGTGGATCTTGGAGAGAGAGTGAGGGTGTCTTCCACCTCTTGAACTAAATTCGGAGCATCATCTTCTCCTCTCGAATGCACGTGCCTTCCTCCTGCCATTCGTCCAAGAATGCtgctgctctgataccactttcgGTGTGAACCAAAAACTCTAATTTTGAATCAATATCAATTCTCTCTCAAATGAGGGGGAGAGGTtttatttataggaaaattGATTACAAGTAAGGCTGAATAACAACTAACTAACTGTTCACTAACTAACTTTTATTCTAATTCCCCTACATTTATTCTTAATACACCACCATAACATCCACTATTTATGTTTGGTTATGCTTCCCCAACCATTACAGGGCATTTCAAAAACTGACAGCAAACCAAGTTCAATATTGCCTATGATGTGCACAGTATTTTTCAGCTTATGGTACATCAAAGAGCTGGGTAAAATAAAGCTACAACTACAAGACTACTATTATTGTAGCAGAAAGACCCATAAGTAAACATCATTCTTCACCCATTATTGTCTAAACCAATTTTACAATCCCCGgttcaaatatttcttttgttCAGGGAACCTTCATTCAGGGTTACAAGAAGcatctcactcaggattcaaatGATAAATCAGATGTTAGCCTGAGTAGCGAAGATTCTGACCAAGCAGAAGCAAAATGTTCTCCTTCCAATCTAAAGTCTAAAAATCCTAGTTAGAAGCTTTCCTTTAATGTCACTCAGTTGAAAAGACTTCAGGTTGAAAAGCATCACACTCAGGGATACAAGAAGCATCTCACTTAACGTCCTCTTTAATGCTAATTCCTTGTGATGATTTTGGTTCTCTCCGCCGGCCCTATGCTCCGACAACCACAGCTTGGATTCTAATGTTGATTTCGACGTCGGCCAACTCCATGGGAAGTGTGAAGCCCCtagtattttcttttatctttaaatGCGCAAAGGAGACACTTAAAGAACCATGCTTACTTGGTAGCAGAATT
This window contains:
- the LOC120084419 gene encoding protein FAM32A, with the translated sequence MSSYDNVVGGKLKLKGKALDVKVGGVKKKKKLKKNQDQISRELENEHPAGGSAASGEMASGEMASGANEEEIDEAKKSTEDGKVPHYDDHLTPAERRYIEQKERIDVHRLAKKANKSHRDRIQDFNQYLANMSEHYDIPKVGPG